The Fibrobacter sp. UWEL genome includes a region encoding these proteins:
- a CDS encoding FISUMP domain-containing protein — protein sequence MKKSVLSLVIAFAVFLLCACGEESAKPNEVPGQTVTDTLYVDVFDTVVVDSIDTVYVDRYHDVNVRDTVYEDPDCETKEVDGMVTISCGKKNVFVYKGSCDSVSFDPAKNFCYEGKILDFCEGFAYNPERFFCYDDVVYPLCGGKTYDPRDFKCLSGKLEQVCNGEEFDGSTHFCSERKLYELCNGKDFSPSTEFCFDKRIVSEKCGGEAYDLEKEFCHENGVYPFCNGAGYNATEIICVNGMFMKRCEGVLLDETKNFCYENKQYELCGGEPYIPNVTACVDDKVAIICDGTFITADEQKDKYCQNGKKVAERGSLLDERDGQTYGTVVIGTQTWMSENLNYRAIMSTDDYDSLSFCSEELPNSCDGYGRLYLFDAAIAGVERDEIADGNFQGICPEGWHLPDTSEFRIMVEFVGGEENALTSLRTTTGWVDGYDDDGRNVPGSDQFGFSAMGSGVWEKGYSSNAYLHTGFWTKVGPYYLDIRTKRDEPGVFIKPYGYEHARSIRCVKDES from the coding sequence ATGAAAAAGAGTGTTCTCTCTCTCGTTATTGCTTTTGCTGTTTTTTTGTTGTGTGCTTGTGGAGAAGAATCCGCAAAGCCTAATGAAGTTCCCGGTCAAACTGTAACGGACACGCTCTACGTAGATGTTTTTGATACGGTTGTTGTGGATAGTATAGATACGGTCTATGTGGATCGATACCATGATGTGAACGTCCGTGATACGGTTTATGAAGATCCTGACTGCGAGACTAAAGAAGTTGATGGAATGGTCACCATTTCCTGTGGCAAAAAAAATGTTTTTGTTTACAAGGGGTCTTGTGATTCTGTAAGCTTTGATCCAGCAAAGAACTTTTGCTACGAAGGCAAAATTTTAGACTTCTGCGAAGGCTTTGCATACAATCCAGAAAGATTTTTCTGTTACGACGACGTCGTCTATCCTCTATGTGGCGGAAAAACATATGATCCTAGAGATTTTAAATGCTTGAGTGGTAAACTTGAGCAGGTTTGTAACGGGGAGGAGTTTGATGGTTCCACTCATTTCTGCTCTGAACGCAAACTTTATGAATTGTGCAATGGTAAGGATTTTTCTCCTTCAACAGAATTCTGTTTCGACAAAAGGATTGTTTCCGAAAAATGCGGTGGGGAAGCCTATGATCTTGAAAAGGAATTCTGTCATGAAAATGGCGTATACCCTTTCTGCAATGGAGCTGGCTACAATGCGACTGAAATTATCTGCGTCAACGGAATGTTTATGAAACGCTGTGAGGGCGTTTTGCTTGATGAAACGAAAAATTTCTGCTATGAAAACAAACAATACGAATTGTGTGGCGGAGAACCTTATATTCCGAATGTAACTGCCTGCGTGGATGATAAGGTTGCAATCATTTGCGATGGAACTTTTATTACTGCAGATGAACAAAAAGACAAGTATTGCCAGAATGGAAAGAAGGTTGCGGAAAGAGGATCTCTTCTGGATGAACGTGATGGCCAGACCTACGGAACTGTGGTGATTGGAACCCAGACGTGGATGTCCGAAAACTTGAATTATCGTGCTATCATGAGTACGGATGATTACGACTCCTTAAGTTTCTGTTCGGAGGAATTACCGAATTCTTGTGATGGCTATGGTCGCTTGTATCTGTTTGATGCAGCCATTGCCGGCGTTGAACGTGATGAAATTGCTGACGGCAATTTCCAGGGGATTTGTCCTGAAGGTTGGCATTTGCCAGATACCAGTGAATTTCGCATTATGGTTGAATTCGTTGGTGGGGAAGAAAATGCTCTGACGAGTTTGCGCACGACTACGGGTTGGGTAGATGGCTACGATGATGATGGTAGGAACGTTCCTGGCTCTGATCAGTTCGGCTTTTCCGCAATGGGCTCTGGCGTATGGGAAAAGGGGTACTCGTCAAATGCATATCTCCATACAGGCTTCTGGACCAAGGTGGGGCCGTATTATTTAGATATTCGTACGAAGAGGGATGAACCTGGGGTTTTCATCAAGCCCTATGGATATGAACATGCTCGTTCAATCCGATGCGTAAAGGATGAATCCTGA
- a CDS encoding FISUMP domain-containing protein, with translation MKRLCSVVLSVFAMGLVACGDSSPSSSDGNGSAGGTSKCSVTVNACPETLPEGSVCDARDGLVYKTVTIGTQTWTAQNANYCTGTNWCYDNKAANCEKYGRLYTWKSAKSACPDGFHLPVKEEWNALDDYVTAETGNLNYSLRGAETWTHEMSTPGGDKFGFNALAGGHYEKAWGFNDIGFKAYFWSNDIDPTSNSQHPTALISFLSGFGTVMGVGNSFTDSGLSVRCVKD, from the coding sequence ATGAAAAGATTGTGTTCAGTTGTCCTTTCCGTATTTGCCATGGGTTTGGTGGCTTGCGGAGATAGTTCCCCGTCTTCAAGCGACGGCAATGGTTCTGCAGGCGGAACAAGCAAGTGCTCCGTTACGGTGAATGCCTGTCCTGAAACCCTGCCGGAAGGTTCCGTCTGTGATGCCCGTGACGGTCTGGTTTATAAGACTGTCACTATTGGTACTCAAACTTGGACTGCCCAGAATGCAAACTACTGCACGGGTACCAACTGGTGTTACGATAATAAGGCTGCCAACTGTGAAAAGTATGGCCGCCTCTACACTTGGAAATCTGCCAAGAGTGCCTGTCCTGATGGATTCCATCTTCCCGTCAAAGAGGAATGGAATGCTCTTGATGATTATGTTACTGCAGAAACGGGAAATCTGAATTACTCTCTTCGAGGAGCGGAAACCTGGACTCATGAAATGAGTACGCCTGGCGGTGATAAGTTCGGCTTTAATGCGTTGGCCGGTGGTCATTATGAAAAAGCATGGGGCTTTAATGATATTGGATTTAAAGCTTATTTCTGGTCGAACGATATTGACCCGACCAGTAATTCTCAACATCCTACAGCCTTGATTAGCTTTCTTTCTGGTTTTGGTACTGTCATGGGCGTGGGGAACAGCTTTACGGATTCAGGCCTTTCCGTTCGCTGTGTAAAGGACTAG
- the leuA2 gene encoding 2-isopropylmalate synthase LeuA2: MNCMMDCADQARKPFFYDVTLRDGNQALPKPWNNAQKKDVYLQLLKLGVQGAEVGFPASSEMDFESVKELAQLTAEMAAAGDEVAQKVVVAGLARCVPSDIQRCWEAVQYAPNPRIHTFLATSPLSMEHVLHMTPEQVKARAVDCVKLAKSLVGDRGTVEFSCEHFGDCLENMDFVIDVLKAVVEAGATTLNLPNTVERYRPMLYISQIKQVYDALPKNVTISVHCHNDLGMATAATVESFFVGATQLEVALNGLGERCGNTNFYEVALGLHNSGVDTGLHLDRIYETAILISQWSGISIYSRAPLIGAEAIVHRSGIHQDGASKTKDMKKGAYRPIDYSIIGRHQNDSLSFTSQSGRTAVYEIITKFGYKMSLSEAAELQPILKAYSEKEGELSAERVLDVFREQRVNVNGRLIFNNVEVVPDENRFVFHFKKDKEAVIKSITAEGPIEAGLLLMREIGMPVELVKYRQVVVPEKDTLWAGRGLSRIVLKANGKEVEGRGVSSDTLKANMRALFGGVNLLYK, encoded by the coding sequence ATGAATTGTATGATGGATTGCGCCGATCAGGCCAGAAAACCGTTTTTCTATGATGTCACGCTGCGTGATGGTAACCAGGCTTTGCCCAAGCCTTGGAATAATGCTCAGAAGAAGGATGTGTATCTCCAGCTGTTGAAGCTGGGCGTCCAGGGTGCCGAAGTGGGCTTCCCGGCTTCTAGCGAAATGGATTTTGAATCTGTAAAGGAATTGGCTCAGCTCACTGCCGAAATGGCTGCCGCAGGTGACGAAGTTGCCCAGAAGGTGGTGGTTGCCGGTCTTGCCCGTTGCGTCCCCAGTGATATTCAGCGCTGCTGGGAAGCGGTTCAGTATGCTCCCAATCCTCGTATCCATACTTTCTTGGCTACTAGCCCTCTGTCCATGGAACATGTGCTGCACATGACTCCGGAACAGGTGAAGGCTCGCGCCGTGGATTGTGTGAAGCTGGCCAAGTCCCTGGTGGGCGACCGCGGTACTGTGGAATTCAGCTGCGAACATTTTGGTGACTGCCTGGAAAACATGGATTTCGTCATTGACGTTTTGAAGGCTGTAGTGGAAGCTGGTGCAACTACCTTGAATCTGCCCAATACCGTGGAACGTTACCGTCCCATGCTGTACATCAGCCAGATTAAGCAGGTTTATGATGCTCTGCCCAAGAATGTGACCATTTCTGTTCACTGTCATAACGACCTGGGCATGGCTACTGCAGCCACCGTGGAAAGCTTCTTCGTGGGTGCAACCCAGCTGGAAGTGGCCTTGAATGGTCTGGGTGAACGTTGCGGTAACACCAATTTCTACGAAGTTGCTCTGGGCCTGCACAACTCCGGCGTGGACACCGGCCTGCATCTGGATCGCATTTACGAAACCGCCATCCTGATTTCTCAGTGGTCTGGCATTAGCATTTATAGCCGTGCTCCGTTGATCGGTGCCGAAGCTATCGTACATCGTAGCGGCATCCATCAGGATGGCGCAAGCAAGACCAAGGATATGAAGAAGGGTGCATACCGCCCCATCGACTACTCCATCATTGGCCGTCACCAGAACGACTCCCTCAGCTTTACCAGCCAGAGCGGTCGTACTGCCGTGTACGAAATCATCACCAAGTTTGGCTACAAGATGAGTCTCTCCGAAGCTGCTGAACTGCAGCCCATCCTGAAGGCTTACAGCGAAAAGGAAGGGGAACTCAGCGCCGAACGTGTGCTGGATGTTTTCCGTGAACAGCGCGTTAACGTCAATGGCCGCCTGATCTTCAACAATGTGGAAGTGGTGCCCGACGAAAACCGTTTCGTGTTCCATTTCAAGAAGGACAAGGAAGCCGTTATCAAGTCCATTACGGCAGAAGGTCCTATCGAAGCAGGCTTGTTGCTCATGCGCGAAATCGGTATGCCGGTGGAACTGGTGAAGTACCGCCAGGTTGTGGTTCCCGAAAAGGATACCCTGTGGGCCGGTCGTGGTCTGAGCCGCATTGTGCTGAAGGCTAACGGCAAGGAAGTGGAAGGCCGCGGTGTGTCTAGCGATACCCTCAAGGCAAACATGCGCGCCCTGTTCGGTGGCGTGAACTTGTTGTACAAGTAA
- a CDS encoding pyridoxal phosphate-dependent aminotransferase produces MEKTKAQVAAECAAGSCAALIDMTVSSPVRVGLPVELDSAVDEARKQFGHWSPDASGWREAREAVARYYKERGGVFTPNQVIVTASTSEAYSVLFKTFCNPGDAILTPMPGYPLLDTLAQLEHLECAPYFLKLIREKPRRTLAQLKADVEGVGGRENAPQFRFVLDTDSLLAAPENARILLLVSPHNPTGHIVSLQEWNEVVRFCEENNLVLVVDEVFGDYGFSDEVKRSWQYLTRETCHPREGEDLDARFPVKPGMTSSSESEMANEDYFDCGGNDFVFAPVDGPKCPIFWLNGLSKAVGAPQLKFGWMAFYAPREHFEEIRAALEFVEDAYLSASSCAQSLAAPLLANSSHYETLVTQRLKQNWETLCNAFPSKYCPKVLGGWYAVLHLGDDDEELTLRLLREKHVLVQPGFFFDFEEDGWVVVSLLQEPSLFSQAVQRIQSL; encoded by the coding sequence TTGGAAAAGACGAAGGCTCAGGTGGCTGCAGAATGTGCCGCTGGTAGTTGCGCCGCGCTCATTGATATGACCGTCAGTTCGCCTGTCCGCGTTGGACTGCCGGTAGAGTTGGACTCCGCGGTTGATGAAGCTCGCAAACAGTTCGGCCATTGGTCTCCGGACGCCTCCGGATGGCGTGAGGCCCGTGAAGCAGTTGCTCGCTATTACAAGGAACGTGGGGGAGTGTTCACTCCCAATCAGGTCATCGTTACCGCCAGTACCAGCGAAGCCTACTCCGTATTATTCAAGACCTTCTGCAATCCCGGTGACGCCATTTTGACGCCCATGCCTGGCTACCCGCTGTTGGATACGTTGGCTCAGCTGGAACATCTGGAATGTGCGCCATACTTCTTGAAGTTAATTCGCGAGAAACCTCGCCGCACTTTGGCGCAGTTGAAAGCTGACGTTGAGGGTGTAGGCGGTCGCGAAAATGCCCCACAGTTCCGCTTCGTGCTGGATACGGACAGTCTGCTGGCCGCTCCCGAAAATGCACGCATCCTTCTGTTGGTTTCACCCCATAATCCCACGGGGCACATTGTCTCCCTGCAGGAATGGAACGAAGTGGTTCGCTTCTGCGAAGAGAACAATTTGGTCCTAGTGGTGGATGAAGTCTTCGGCGACTACGGCTTTAGCGATGAAGTCAAACGCAGCTGGCAGTACTTGACCCGCGAAACGTGTCATCCTCGCGAAGGCGAGGATCTAGATGCTAGATTCCCGGTCAAGCCGGGAATGACAAGTTCATCAGAATCGGAAATGGCGAATGAGGATTATTTCGACTGTGGTGGAAATGATTTTGTTTTCGCGCCTGTTGATGGTCCCAAGTGTCCTATCTTCTGGCTCAATGGGTTAAGTAAGGCGGTGGGCGCTCCCCAGCTGAAGTTCGGCTGGATGGCGTTCTATGCCCCTCGGGAACATTTTGAGGAAATTCGTGCTGCTCTTGAATTTGTGGAAGACGCTTACCTGAGTGCCTCTTCCTGCGCCCAGTCTCTGGCGGCTCCGCTCCTGGCGAACTCTTCTCATTACGAGACCTTGGTGACCCAACGACTCAAACAAAATTGGGAAACGCTATGCAATGCGTTCCCCAGCAAGTATTGTCCCAAGGTTTTGGGTGGTTGGTATGCGGTTCTCCACTTAGGAGATGATGACGAAGAATTGACTCTTCGACTGTTGCGCGAAAAGCATGTGTTGGTTCAGCCCGGTTTCTTCTTTGATTTTGAAGAGGATGGATGGGTTGTCGTTAGTTTGTTGCAAGAACCCTCATTGTTCTCCCAGGCCGTTCAAAGAATCCAGAGTTTGTAA
- the mqnE gene encoding aminofutalosine synthase MqnE, translating into MSRMSEEEALDLFLNAPLDELCARANAEKERRHGKSVYWVNNRQINYTNVCVLHCKFCAFSKIKKDSPTAYDWDYPTIRDKAAFAIEGGARELHIVGGLHPDHPFDYYIEMLRKLRQEFPKVNLKAFTAVEIAHFAKISGQTPLQIMETLKASGLDALPGGGAEILVQDIRDQICPGKETGEEWLDVHRAAHKIGIPTNATMLFGHIEKPEHRIAHMKMLRDLQDEAPGFFAFIPLVYHPEHNALHNIVPEMTSQEDILRTIAVARLFLDNFPHIKAYWIQMGIETAMKALHSGASDLDGTIIEEKITHAAGAKVPVGMSPERMKNLILNEGLEPVERDALYERFN; encoded by the coding sequence ATGTCTCGAATGTCTGAAGAAGAAGCTCTTGATTTGTTTTTGAACGCCCCCTTGGACGAGCTTTGTGCTCGCGCCAATGCAGAAAAGGAACGTCGTCACGGGAAGTCCGTTTACTGGGTGAATAACCGTCAGATCAACTACACCAACGTTTGTGTTCTGCATTGCAAGTTCTGCGCCTTCAGCAAGATCAAGAAGGATAGCCCCACGGCTTATGACTGGGACTACCCCACTATTCGCGACAAGGCAGCGTTCGCCATTGAAGGTGGAGCCCGCGAGCTCCATATTGTCGGCGGTCTTCATCCGGACCATCCCTTCGATTACTACATCGAAATGCTCCGCAAGCTCCGTCAGGAATTCCCCAAGGTGAACCTGAAGGCATTTACCGCCGTAGAAATTGCACACTTTGCAAAAATCTCTGGACAGACGCCCCTGCAGATTATGGAAACTCTAAAAGCCTCCGGTCTTGATGCGCTTCCTGGTGGCGGTGCCGAAATTCTAGTACAGGACATCCGCGATCAGATTTGCCCGGGTAAGGAAACCGGCGAAGAATGGCTGGACGTGCATCGCGCAGCCCACAAGATTGGCATTCCCACCAACGCAACCATGCTGTTCGGCCACATCGAAAAGCCGGAACACCGCATCGCCCATATGAAGATGCTCCGCGACCTGCAGGACGAAGCTCCCGGTTTCTTTGCGTTCATCCCTCTGGTTTATCATCCGGAGCACAATGCCCTTCACAATATTGTACCCGAGATGACGTCCCAGGAAGACATTCTCCGTACGATTGCCGTAGCTCGCTTGTTCCTAGACAACTTCCCTCACATCAAGGCATACTGGATCCAGATGGGTATTGAAACCGCCATGAAGGCTCTTCACTCCGGAGCAAGCGATCTGGACGGCACCATCATCGAAGAAAAAATCACTCATGCCGCCGGCGCCAAGGTACCCGTTGGGATGAGTCCGGAACGAATGAAGAACCTTATTCTGAACGAAGGCCTAGAACCGGTGGAACGCGACGCCCTCTACGAGCGTTTTAATTAA
- a CDS encoding CDP-alcohol phosphatidyltransferase family protein: MSEEVKQTDILNLPEKQKEEVRLRTRIWSVLRALVFVAVIVFIWQGMAKTATAFVVMAMIMGWVNLYQLHSQEVEKPYYRLWLNFIDGMLSFVVMTSIFVRDLMKEASAEKLLAVGCVLLLARLIAHTLFSLGVLREGKQLPRKRRWSKLCNISITVTMAVYLLNLEDYQQICMVTSMLLMGASTAAYAYWYYRDPAHRKPLSIASQLTMSRIVLTPFFLWVFFYDNDLDYSNNSLVFKVLSLLMVLGFMLTDFLDGKLARAMGEVSTLGKYLDPFSDKISNMTIFMCFIATGYAPVWMVAVIYFRESSVETLRTLAASEGLIMPARRSGKWKTALQGMGIVAILLGAIDPVRALIPGFNDIWSYFPTIVMGVITTVTVLSGVDYFVSSKHILKKFV; this comes from the coding sequence ATGAGTGAAGAAGTAAAACAAACTGACATTCTCAATCTTCCGGAAAAGCAAAAGGAAGAAGTTAGACTCCGTACTAGAATCTGGAGCGTCCTAAGAGCGCTGGTTTTTGTTGCCGTCATCGTCTTTATCTGGCAAGGCATGGCAAAGACAGCTACCGCCTTCGTTGTAATGGCAATGATTATGGGCTGGGTGAACCTTTACCAGCTTCACTCCCAGGAAGTGGAAAAGCCTTATTATAGGCTGTGGCTGAACTTCATTGACGGAATGCTGTCCTTTGTGGTCATGACCAGCATTTTCGTTCGCGACTTGATGAAGGAAGCTTCTGCAGAAAAATTGCTGGCCGTTGGCTGCGTGTTATTGCTAGCTCGTTTAATCGCCCATACCCTTTTCTCCCTGGGCGTTCTCCGCGAAGGCAAGCAACTCCCCCGCAAGCGACGCTGGAGCAAACTCTGCAACATTTCCATCACAGTCACTATGGCGGTGTATCTTTTGAATCTGGAAGACTACCAGCAGATTTGCATGGTCACCTCCATGTTGCTTATGGGCGCCAGCACCGCAGCATACGCCTACTGGTACTATCGCGATCCCGCACACCGCAAGCCTCTTTCTATCGCAAGCCAGCTGACCATGAGCCGCATTGTGTTGACTCCCTTCTTCCTGTGGGTGTTCTTCTACGACAACGACTTGGATTACAGCAACAACAGCCTGGTATTCAAAGTTCTTTCCCTGCTGATGGTCCTGGGCTTTATGCTTACCGATTTTCTGGACGGCAAACTGGCCCGCGCAATGGGAGAAGTAAGTACCTTGGGTAAATATCTTGATCCGTTCAGCGACAAGATTTCCAATATGACTATTTTCATGTGCTTTATCGCTACGGGTTATGCCCCCGTGTGGATGGTAGCGGTGATTTACTTCCGTGAATCCAGCGTGGAAACCCTACGTACTCTTGCAGCAAGTGAAGGTTTGATTATGCCGGCCCGCCGTAGCGGCAAGTGGAAGACCGCACTCCAGGGAATGGGCATCGTGGCAATTCTTTTAGGAGCCATTGATCCGGTGCGAGCTCTGATTCCTGGATTTAACGACATTTGGAGCTATTTCCCCACCATCGTAATGGGCGTCATTACCACAGTTACGGTGCTGAGCGGCGTGGATTATTTCGTATCCAGCAAGCATATTCTGAAGAAGTTCGTATAA
- the recN gene encoding DNA repair protein RecN, which translates to MLKSLSINGFTLIAQAEVPFRKGFTAITGETGAGKSVLLRALRIVCGDKAQGSMVRTGEEKAVVEATFDISEEPQVQKILEDMGIDPDDELVIRREVTESGKGRARVNGSMVNLSDLQRLGEELIQMHGQSEQLLLRDTRTHVKMLDDYAGNSPLLEEYTKLWLQWNEIQNKISETEERAKNLAAQKDFLKFQYDELSKAALKEGEEEALEDKVNSASKSEAEHRLLNEIQGMLAGENGLLDQMQILQSKMHSLAIKCPNYEEDLKALEEVYDPFESICKDLQRLRPSAAMSAAEIDKANSRIAQIQKLKRKYRTDVSGLIALTEQRQEELSSLENLDADLEELGRQSKKTLNEVEKIAGQLTAARTEAAKRYDSAVSDILHTLGMPKAEFSTSIEKQALTSLGADRVEFLLAPNPGEGRKSLQKAVSGGELSRLLLAIKSVMAELDKVPLLIFDEVDSGISGEVGNSIGVALRNLGKHHQVLTITHLHQVASRAANQLAVSKKEIDGRTFTSVVELDREGRIAEISRMLGGDSETVREHAKQLLDENL; encoded by the coding sequence ATGTTGAAGTCACTTTCTATTAACGGTTTTACTTTGATTGCCCAGGCGGAAGTTCCTTTCCGCAAGGGATTTACAGCCATCACTGGTGAAACTGGTGCGGGTAAGTCCGTACTGCTTCGTGCCCTGCGAATCGTTTGCGGCGACAAGGCCCAAGGTTCCATGGTCCGCACTGGCGAAGAGAAAGCTGTTGTAGAAGCGACTTTCGATATTAGCGAAGAACCGCAAGTCCAGAAAATTCTTGAAGATATGGGAATTGATCCGGACGACGAACTGGTAATCCGCCGTGAAGTAACGGAAAGCGGTAAGGGCCGTGCCCGCGTCAACGGCTCTATGGTGAACCTGTCCGACTTACAGCGACTGGGCGAAGAGTTGATCCAGATGCATGGACAGAGCGAGCAGCTATTGCTCCGCGATACACGTACCCACGTTAAGATGCTGGACGACTACGCAGGCAACAGCCCGTTACTTGAAGAATACACCAAGCTGTGGCTCCAGTGGAACGAAATCCAGAATAAGATTTCCGAGACAGAAGAACGAGCAAAGAATCTCGCTGCACAAAAAGACTTCCTGAAATTCCAGTACGACGAACTTTCCAAGGCCGCCTTGAAAGAAGGTGAAGAAGAAGCCCTGGAAGACAAGGTCAATAGCGCAAGCAAGAGCGAAGCGGAACACCGTCTTCTCAATGAAATCCAGGGAATGCTCGCTGGCGAGAACGGCTTGTTGGACCAGATGCAGATTCTGCAATCCAAGATGCATTCTCTGGCAATCAAGTGCCCGAATTATGAAGAAGACTTGAAGGCTTTGGAAGAAGTTTACGACCCCTTCGAAAGTATCTGCAAGGATTTGCAACGACTTCGTCCGTCTGCAGCCATGAGCGCTGCAGAAATTGACAAGGCAAATAGTCGCATTGCACAAATCCAGAAACTGAAGCGCAAGTACCGTACCGATGTTTCCGGATTAATTGCCCTGACAGAACAGCGTCAGGAAGAACTTTCCAGCCTAGAAAATCTGGATGCCGACCTGGAAGAACTGGGCCGTCAGTCCAAGAAAACTCTGAATGAAGTGGAAAAAATTGCAGGTCAGCTTACTGCGGCAAGAACAGAAGCAGCCAAGCGTTACGACAGTGCCGTTAGCGACATCCTGCATACACTGGGTATGCCCAAGGCAGAATTCAGTACTTCTATTGAAAAGCAGGCATTGACATCACTGGGCGCAGACCGAGTCGAATTCCTGCTGGCACCCAACCCGGGCGAAGGCCGCAAGAGTTTGCAGAAGGCAGTCTCCGGCGGTGAACTTTCCCGTCTGTTGCTAGCCATCAAGAGTGTCATGGCGGAACTGGACAAGGTTCCCCTGCTGATTTTTGACGAAGTGGATTCCGGTATTAGCGGCGAAGTAGGCAACAGTATTGGGGTAGCCCTCCGCAACTTGGGCAAGCACCACCAGGTTTTGACCATCACCCACTTGCATCAGGTTGCAAGCCGTGCAGCCAACCAGCTGGCGGTCAGCAAGAAGGAAATCGACGGACGTACATTTACTTCCGTGGTGGAATTGGACCGAGAAGGCCGTATTGCAGAAATATCCCGAATGTTGGGTGGTGATTCCGAGACGGTTCGGGAACACGCCAAGCAACTGCTTGATGAAAATTTATAG
- the trmB gene encoding tRNA (guanosine(46)-N7)-methyltransferase TrmB codes for MSEEKIEIVEGEEAVEKEVVIPEFFRDLKEDENAKSLWHYVFRTNGDRKPIATPDGLPHKLDFDWKDMFPGHNDHIEVEIGSGKGSFISDYAAKHPDYYIMGSEWDYTWAAFAQRKMNKAGVLENASMLRGDVFYFLRDAVKDNTVDAFHMYFPDPWPKERHHKNRLLRPDFLEQVARVLKPGKRIFYWGTDHKEYNEVALEVFDNFPGCKVLVRNEAEPTEGIMTGFEKKYRKEGRPIYRSIVEFEK; via the coding sequence ATGAGTGAAGAAAAAATCGAAATCGTTGAAGGCGAAGAAGCCGTTGAAAAGGAAGTGGTCATTCCGGAATTTTTCCGTGACCTGAAGGAAGACGAAAACGCAAAGAGCCTCTGGCACTACGTGTTCCGTACCAACGGAGACCGCAAGCCCATCGCCACACCCGATGGACTCCCCCACAAGTTGGACTTTGACTGGAAGGACATGTTCCCCGGCCATAACGACCACATCGAAGTGGAAATCGGTTCCGGCAAGGGCAGCTTCATTTCTGACTATGCAGCAAAGCACCCGGACTATTACATCATGGGTAGCGAATGGGACTACACCTGGGCAGCATTCGCCCAGCGCAAGATGAACAAGGCTGGCGTTCTGGAAAACGCAAGCATGCTTCGCGGTGACGTGTTCTACTTCCTCCGTGATGCCGTAAAGGACAACACCGTGGACGCATTCCACATGTATTTCCCGGATCCGTGGCCCAAGGAACGCCACCACAAGAACCGCTTGCTCCGCCCCGACTTTTTGGAACAGGTGGCTCGCGTGCTGAAGCCCGGCAAGAGAATTTTCTACTGGGGTACCGACCACAAGGAATACAACGAAGTAGCCCTAGAAGTGTTTGACAATTTCCCCGGCTGTAAGGTTCTGGTTCGTAATGAAGCTGAACCTACAGAAGGCATCATGACCGGTTTCGAAAAGAAGTACCGCAAGGAAGGCCGCCCCATTTATCGCAGCATCGTGGAGTTCGAGAAATAA
- a CDS encoding MBL fold metallo-hydrolase: MATENKHIHNALRQVHVDTSCTSVAGFSISGLATYLQMPELDFCIDMGECPLSATSINHVFLTHAHGDHGRCLMRHHSLRKMMGVERDSIYYMPDFICEGAKEWIRAEAMFEGVPENKFRYPNIVPVSPNEMRFLDYRKDLALEVFEVKHSIPAMGGTLYHYKRKLKDEFLNCTPAELIEHRKNKVEITREVYDPLVSFMGDCMGESLLDNYRVFQSKVLITECTFLSPEDESMSVKKGHSHINDIVKALNEMGDSVKCEKIILSHFSMKYSDRYIRDVIAKSIPEKFMDRIVVLL, translated from the coding sequence ATGGCAACCGAAAATAAACATATCCACAACGCCCTCAGGCAGGTCCATGTAGACACATCCTGCACATCCGTTGCCGGCTTTTCCATTTCGGGTCTTGCCACCTACTTACAGATGCCCGAGTTGGATTTTTGCATCGATATGGGAGAATGTCCCCTATCCGCAACATCCATCAATCACGTATTCCTAACGCACGCCCACGGGGATCACGGCCGTTGCCTCATGCGTCACCACAGCCTTCGCAAGATGATGGGCGTGGAACGAGACAGCATCTACTACATGCCGGATTTTATCTGCGAAGGCGCCAAGGAATGGATCCGCGCAGAAGCCATGTTTGAAGGGGTTCCCGAAAACAAGTTCAGGTATCCCAACATCGTCCCGGTAAGTCCCAACGAAATGCGTTTCCTGGATTACCGCAAGGACCTTGCCCTGGAAGTTTTTGAGGTAAAGCATTCCATCCCCGCTATGGGCGGAACCCTTTACCATTACAAAAGAAAACTGAAGGATGAATTCCTGAATTGTACTCCGGCGGAGCTGATTGAACATCGCAAAAACAAGGTGGAAATCACCCGTGAAGTTTACGACCCTCTGGTCAGTTTCATGGGAGACTGTATGGGAGAAAGCCTGCTGGACAACTATCGAGTTTTCCAGTCCAAGGTCCTGATTACAGAATGTACTTTCCTTTCGCCGGAAGATGAATCCATGAGCGTAAAGAAGGGACACAGCCACATTAACGACATCGTGAAGGCCCTGAATGAAATGGGCGATAGCGTGAAGTGCGAAAAGATTATCCTAAGTCATTTTTCCATGAAGTATTCGGACCGCTACATTCGTGACGTGATCGCGAAGAGCATTCCGGAAAAGTTTATGGACCGCATTGTCGTCCTGCTTTAA